The Curtobacterium herbarum genome contains the following window.
CGGTGAACAGCGCCCCACCGGCGATCAGGGCGGCGTCGGTGGCCAGGCCGTGGGTGCGCAGACGGTCGGCGAGGACTGCGCGGGGAGCGAACCCGGTGGCGTTCGTCATGGATTCTCCTAGAATGGACTGCTGGTCCTGTTCTGGACCATCGGTTCCCGTCAGCGTAGCGGTGCACCTCCCGCACACACCGTTGTGCAAACCCACCAACTGATTGGACGTCCACTGTGCTTGCCGTGCACGAACTCGAGATCCGCGTCGGGGCTCGCCTCCTGATGGAGAACGTGTCCTTCCGCGTCGAGCGGGGTGACAAGATCGGCCTCGTCGGCCGGAACGGCGCGGGGAAGACCACCATGACCAAGGCCCTGGCGGGTGAGGCTGCTCCGACCGACGGGACGATCCAGCGGTCCGGTGAGATCGGCTACCTGCCGCAGGACCCTCGCTCCGGGAACCCCGAGGACACCGCTCGCAAGCGGATCCTCGACGCCCGCGGCCTCGGTGAGCTCGTGGACGGCATCCGGAAGGCCACGCTCGACATGGCCAGCACCGACCCGGCCGTCGCCGAGAAGGCGATGAAGCGGTACTCCCGTCTGGACGACGAGTTCAACGCGCTGGGTGGTTACGCGGCCGAGGCCGAGGCGGCGTCGATCGCGTCGAACCTCAAGCTGCCGGACCGGATCCTCGACCAGCAGCTCAAGACCCTCTCCGGTGGGCAGCGTCGCCGCATCGAGCTGGCACGCATCCTGTTCTCCGAGGCGGACACGATGATCCTCGACGAGCCGACGAACCACCTCGACGCGGACTCGGTGCTCTGGCTGCGCGAGCACCTCAAGACCTACCCGGGCGGTGTGATCGTCATCTCCCACGACGTGGAGCTGGTGGACGAGGTCGTGAACCGCGTGTTCTACCTCGACGCGAACCGCCAGACCATCGACATCTACAACATGGGCTGGAAGCTCTACCAGCGGCAGCGTGTGGCCGACGAGGAGCGCCGCCGCAAGGAACGGGCCGGCGCCGAGAAGAAGGCCGCGACGCTCAAGGACCAGGCCGCCCGCTTCGGTGCGAAGGCGTCGAAGGCGGCTGCGGCCCACCAGATGGTCGCGCGTGCCGACAAGCTGCTCGCGGGCCTCGAGGACGAGCGCGTCGCCGACCGGGTCGCGAAGATCCGCTTCCCCACGCCCGCTCCGTGCGGCCGGACGCCGCTGATGGCCGAGGGGCTGTCGAAGTCCTACGGGTCGCTCGAGATCTTCGCGGGCGTCGACCTGGCGATCGACCGAGGTTCCCGTGTCGTCATCCTCGGGTTCAACGGTGCCGGCAAGACGACGCTGCTGCGCATCCTCGCGGGTGCGGACGCGCCGGACACCGGGGCGATCCTGCCCGGGCACGGCCTGCGCATCGGGTACTACGCGCAGGAGCACGAGAACATCGACGTCAACCGCACGGTGATCGAGAACATGGTCTCCGCGTCGACCGACCTCAACGAGACCGAGGCCCGTCGCGTCCTCGGCTCGTTCCTGTTCACGGGTGACGACGGCTACAAGAAGGCCGGGGTGCTCTCCGGTGGTGAGAAGACCCGTCTGTCGCTCGCGATGATCGTCGTCTCGGGCGCGAACGTGCTGCTGCTCGACGAGCCCACGAACAACCTCGACCCGGCGTCGCGCGAAGAGATCCTCAACGCCTTGGCCGGCTTCGAGGGTGCCGTCGTCCTCGTCTCCCACGACGCGGGTGCGGTCGAGGCGCTGAACCCCGAGCGGGTGCTGCTCCTGCCGGACGGCACCGAGGACCACTGGAACAAGGACTACGCGGAGCTCATCGAGCTCGCCTGACGCGAGCGCGGGCCCGCGCGTGCGGTCCCGCGCGTGCGGGACCGCGGGTGCGCGACCGCGGGTGCGTGGCCGTGCCACAGACGGACGGGAGGCCCGTGGCGACACCGCCACGGGCCTCCCGTCCGTCTGTGCGGTCCGTCAGCGACCGGTCGTCAGGAGCTCGTCCTCGATCTCCGCGTCGGACTTCGGCTTCGCATCCTTGCGGCGCTGCCGGTCGAGGGCGCGCTCGCGCTCCTCCGGGTCGTCCTGGTTGAGGTTCCGGTACTCCTGCACCATCACGTAGGCCAGGAAGCCGAAGCCTCCGACGGCGAACAGGAACCACTGGATGAAGTAGCTGAGGTGCAGGCCGGTGTCGGCGCTCGGCCGGTCCCAGCCGAGTGGTGCGCGCTCGGCCGGGGCCGGCGTCTCGCTGTCGAGCTGGCCGTACGCGCCGGTCCAGATCGGGTGCCCGGCCTTGTCGGCGACGTCGGGCAGCGTGACGGACTGCACCTGGTCGGTGTTCGCGGGGTCGGTGCGCCCGGGGATGCGCGGCTCGGACTGCTGCAGCCGCACGACGACGGTGACGGTGCCGGTCGGAGGGGCCGGCACGCTGTCCGGGGCGTCCTGCTTGTTGCCCGTCGGCACCCAACCGCGGTCGACGACGAAGGCACGGCCATCGGTCGTGACCAGGGGAGTGAGGACCTCGAACCCGGGCTGGCCGTTGTGCACGCGGTTGCGGACGAGGAGCTGGTGGTCGGTGTCGTACCGTCCGGTGACGCTCGCGCGCAGCCAGGTCAGGTCGTTGCTCCACGTGCCGGCACGGGGGAGGACCTGGTCGATCGGGACCGGGGCGTGGTCGTAGTTCGCGGCGATCTGGTCGTTCTGTCGGACGGCCTCGTTCCGACGGTCCCACTGCCACATGCCGAAGAGCGTGCAGATGATCGCGAACGCGACGGCGATGGCGAAGTAGCCGAGCCAGCGGCGGCTGCGGACGAAGTGCCACCCGACGAACGGTTCGGCGGGTCCGTCGTCGCGGACCGGTGCGGTCGCGCCGTCCGCCGGCGATGTCGTCGCGCCGTCGTTCGCCTGACGGATCCGTGCCGCGTGGCGCCGGCCGTACCGGGAGCCGGGGTCGAAGCCCTCGGTCATCGCCCGTCACCCGCGACACGCGCGGAGGTGTCGTCGAGGTTCTCCACGTCGTCGTCGATGCCGGTGACCCGCACCGGGAACGACCGGGAGCGCAGGTAGTCGGCGAGGAAGTCGCGGTGCTCGTCGCAGGCGGCCCAGATCTTCACGCGGTCCTCGGCGTGGATCCGGGGGTTCCGCCAGTTCACCCGCCACGAGGCCGTCGACGAACAACCGGCCCGCGAACACACCGGCGTCGCGCCGGGTTCGGTGAACAGGTCGAAGGTCGCTCCCATCAGCGGCGGCCGCCGTTCCGCGCGGTCCAGACGCGGGACCGGTCACCGTTGCGCTGCCAGTCCTCCTGCGCACGCTGGGCCTGGTCGCGCAGTCGCTCCTGCTCGGCACGGTAGGCCTGGGCCCGCGCGTCTTCCTGCTCGTCACGGAGGTGTGGGTCGACCGCGTCGTACAGCTCGACCGCGCCGCCGGGTCGGACGACGTCGCCGCCGGTGCGGTTGCCCGCGTTCGCCAGCACCACCGCGACCCAGGGGACGACGGCCGCGGCGACGATCGGCAGCACGGCGATCCACGAGTGCCAGGCGCTCCAGATCAGGACGGCCCCGACGAAGCAGACGACGCGGAAGGCCATCTGCCACACGTAGCGGGACAGCCGGTGCGCGCGGTCGATCTCGGGGTTGTCGGGGAGCGTCGTGATGTTCTGCGAGGCCATCGGCTCCGCGATCACGTGTTCCGGCGCTGCACGCTGGAGCTGGATGCGCGGGCCGCTCGGGTTCTGCTGGTTCTTGCGGTTCATGCGGTGGGGTCTCCGTCTGCCGACCTCCAGTTTACGCCCGGGGGCCGACATCCGACCGGTGGTGCGGAGACCGGCCGTCGGGGGAGTGCACCGCTAGGCTCGTCCGGGCGTGTCCGGACCCGTGGGGCCCGACGTGCCAGCGACCACCAGCGAACGGAGCGACCATGACCACCCCCCGTACCGTCCTCATCACCGGCGGCAACCGCGGCATCGGCCACGCACTGGCCGCCCGCTTCGTCGACGCCGGACACCGGGTCGCCGTGACGTCGCGCACCGGGCAGGGCGGCCCCGAGGGTGCGCTCACCGTGCAGGCCGACATCACCGACACCGCGTCGGTGGACCGTGCGTTCACCGAGGTCGAGGCCGCGCTCGGCCCGATCGAGGTCCTGGTCGCCAACGCCGGGATCACGAACGACCAGCTGCTGCTCCGGATGTCCGAGGAGGACTTCACGAGCGTCATCGACACGAACCTGACCGGCACGTTCCGCGTCGTCAAGCGTGCGACCAAGGGGATGATGAAGGCGAAGTTCGGCCGCATCGTCCTGATGTCGAGCGTCGTCGGGGCGTACGGGCAGATCGGGCAGGTCAACTACGCCTCGTCCAAGGCCGCACTGGTCGGCATGGCCCGGTCCATCACGCGCGAGCTCGGCTCCCGTGGCATCACCGCCAACGTCGTCGCCCCGGGCTTCATCCAGACCGACATGACGGCGGCACTGTCGGACGAGCTGCAGGCCGAGTTCAAGAAGGCGATCCCGGCGGCGCGCTACGGCAGCGTCGACGACGTCGCGGACGCCACGCTGTTCCTGGCCGGCGACGGCGCGGGCTACATCTCGGGCGCGGTCATCCCGGTCGACGGCGGCCTGGGCATGGGCCACTGACCCGCTGACGCCGGCGCCGGCGCTGCCGCGCGGCGCTGCCGCGAGGGCCGAGCCTCGGCTGGGCGGACACTTCGCGGCCGTTCGGCGGCGCGAACTGTCCGCGGGGCCGAGGCTCGGCCACGCCACGCCACGCCACGCCCGCCGCGCGCGGCGCAGCCGCCGCCCGGCGCAGCGGCGCGTCAGCCGCGCAGGCCGAGCGCGGCCAGCACGACCGACAGGTCGCGGTCGACGACCGCGACGTCCGCCTCCGCACGGACCCGCGGTTTCGCGTCGAAGGCGACGGCGAGCCCCGCGACCGCCATCATCGCGAGGTCGTTCGCCCCGTCCCCGACGGCGACCGTCCGGGCCAGCGGTACCCCGTCCGCGTCGGCCCAGGTCCGGAGGGCCTCCGCCTTCGCCGACGCGTCGACGACGGCGCCGGCGACACGCCCGGTCAGCACGCCGTCCCGCGTCTCGAGTCGGTTCGCCCGGCAGTGGTCGAGACCGAGTCCGGTGGCGAAGGGGTCGAGCACCTCGTGGAAGCCGCCGGAGACGACGGCGACGGTCCCGCCGGCGGCGTGCACGCCGCGGACGAGTTCATCGGCGCCGCGGGTGACGCGGACCGCCTGCTGGGCGCGGACGAACGTGTCGACCGGGAGGCCCGCCAACGTCGCGACCCGCTCCCGGAGACTCTCGGCGAAGTCGATCTCGCCGCGCATGGCGCGCTCCGTGATCGCCTGCACCTGTGGCCGGGTCCCCGCCGCGTCGGCGAGGAGCTCGATGACCTCGTCCTCGAGCAGGGTCGAATCGGCATCGAGGACGACGAGGAAACGGGGCACCCGACCACGGTAGCGGGGTCGGGTGCCCCGTGACGTCATGGGGTCACGACGCGGAGCGGACGGGGTCAGGCTTCGACGCGGACGCCCTTGCCGACGACGGTGATGCCGGAGTCGGTGACGGTGAAGCCACGGGCCTCGTCTGCCTCACGGTCCACGCCGACGTGGGCGCCCGCGGCGAGGACGACGTCCTTGTCCAGGATCGCCCGGTTCACGATCGCGCCGGCTCCGATGGTCGCGCGCTCGAAGACGATCGAGTCGAGCACCTTCGCCTGCGAGTCGATCGTCGCCCACGGGCCGATGACGCTGCGCTCGACGTGGGCCCCGGAGAGCAGGCAGCCGAGCGACACGATGGAGTCCACCGTCGACCCGGTGTTGCCGTTGGCGTCGCGGACGAACTTCGCGGGCGGCAGGTTCGTCTGCTGGTTGAAGATCGGCCAGTCCTGGTTGTACAGGTTGAAGACCGGGACCGGGGCGATCAGGTCCATGTGGGCGTCGAAGAACGAGTCGATCGTGCCCACGTCGCGCCAGTAGTACTTGTCACGGTCGTTCGACCCGGGGACCTCGTTGCGCTGCAGGTCGTACACGCCGGCGTCGCCACGTGCGACGAAGTCCGGGATGATGTCGCCGCCCATGTCGTGGTCGGACGACTCGATCTGGCCGTCGCGGAGGACCGCGTCCACCAGGGCGTCGGCGTCGAAGACGTAGTTGCCCATCGACGCCAGGACCTCGTGCGGGGAGTCGGGCAGGCCGGTGGCGTCCTTGGGCTTCTCGAGGAACGCCTCGATCCGGGTGGGGTCCGCGTCGTCGACCTTGATGACGCCGAACTGGTCCGCGAGCTCGATCGGCTGCCGGATCGCCGCGACGGTGGCGCTGCGGCCCGAGGCGATGTGCGCCTCCACCATCTGGGAGAAGTCCATCCGGTACACGTGGTCCGCGCCGACCACGACGACGATGTCGGGCCGCTCGTCGCGCATCAGGTTCAGCGACTGCAGGATCGCGTCGGCGGAGCCGGCGAACCAGCGCTTGCCGAGCCGCTGCTGTGCGGGGACGGAGGCGACGTAGGAGCCGAGCAGCCCCTCCATGCGCCAGGTCTGGGAGACGTGCCGGTCGAGTGAGTGCGACTTGTACTGCGTCAGGACGACGATGCGCTTGAGCCCGGAGTTGACCAGGTTCGACAGCGCGAAGTCCACGAGGCGGAAGTTCCCACCGAACGGCACGGCCGGCTTCGCACGGTCTGCGGTGAGCGGCATGAGCCGTTTGCCCTCGCCGCCGGCCAGGACGATGCCGAATACCTTCTTCGTTGCCATGTCGCTCACAGTAGGCGTCAGCACTGGGAAACCGTTACCTTGAACGCGTGCGAGTCGATCTACTGACCAGGGAGTATCCGCCGGAGGTCTACGGCGGTGCCGGTGTCCATGTTGCCCAGCTGACCGCGGCGCTGCGGTCCGGGACGGACACCGACGTCCGTGTCCGGGCCTTCGGTGGCTTCCGCGATGAACAGGGTGTGTGGGCCTACCGCACCCCGGCGGGCCTCGAGCAGGCGAACGGTGCGCTGCAGGCGCTCGGCACCGACGTGCAGATCGCTGCCGACGTCGAGGGCGCCGACCTCGTGCACTCGCACACCTGGTACGCGAACTCCGCCGGGCGTCTCGCGCAGCTCACCCACGGCATCCCGCACGTCGTCACGGCCCACAGCCTGGAGCCGCTCCGTCCGTGGAAGGCCGAGCAGCTCGGTGGCGGCTACCGCCTGTCCAGCTGGATGGAGCGCGAGGCGTTCACCAACGCCGACGGCGTCGTCGCGGTGTCGAAGGCGATGCGCGCGGACATCCTGCGCTCGTACCCCTCGATCGACCCGTCCCGCGTGAAGGTCGTCTACAACGGCATCGACATCGACGACTGGAAGCCCCAGCGCGACGACGACGCCGTCCGGGCGCTCGGCATCGACCCGGACCGCCCCAGCGTGGTCTTCGTCGGCCGGATCACCCGCCAGAAGGGGCTGCCCTACCTGCTCCGTGCGGTGGCGTCCCTGCCCGAGGACGTCCAGGTCGTGCTCTGCGCCGGCGCTCCCGACACACCCGAGATCCTCGCCGAGGTCACCGGACTGGTCGAGGACCTGCGGACCCGCCGCAACGGCGTCGTCTGGATCGACCGGATGCTGGAGCACCGCGAGATCGTCAACGTCCTCTCGAGCGCGACCGTGTTCGTCTGCCCGTCGATCTACGAGCCGCTCGGCATCGTGAACCTCGAGGCCATGGCGTGCGGCATCCCCGTCGTCGGCACGAAGACCGGCGGCATCCCCGAGGTCGTCGCCGACGGTCTGACCGGCCGCATCGTGCCGATCGACCAGGCGACCGACGGCACCGGCACGCCGACCGACCCGGACCGGTACGTCGCCGACCTCGCCGCGACCCTGAACGAGGTGCTGGCCGACCTCGGGCTCGCGAAGCTCATGGGGCGCGCCGGTCGACTCCGCGTCGAGAGCGAGTTCACCTGGGGCGCGATCGCCACGAAGACACGTGCCGTCTACGACGAGGTGCTCGCGGGTCGCTGACCGCGTCCCACGCGCCGACGGCCTGGAGGCCCGGTGCCGGTCCTCGAGACCGGCACCGGGCCTCCCGTCTGCCGCCCGTCGACCGCCGCACGCGCGGCGCTGACGGGGGAGCGCACCGCGCTCGCGTAGGCTGGCGGCATGCCCTCGGTCGTGCGCTTGTCAGACGTCTCCGTGGTCCGTGACGGGTCCACCATCCTCGACGGGATCTCGTGGGAGGTGCAGGACGACGAGCGCTGGGTGGTGCTCGGTGCGAACGGTGCCGGCAAGACCACGCTGCTCCAGATCGCGGGTGCGCAGACGTTCCCGACGTCCGGCGACGTCGAGGTCCTCGGGACCGAACTGGGCGGCGCCGACCTGTTCGAGCTCCGCCCCCGGATCGGCTTCGCGTCGACCGCGCTGGCGCGTCGGATCCCGATGACCGAGAAGGTCATCGACGTGGTCCTCACCGCCGCGTACTCGGTCACCGGCCGCTGGAACGAGGAGTACGAGGAACTCGACGTCCGCCGTGCCCAGCGCGTGCTCGAGGAGTGGGGCCTCGGCGCCTTCACCGAGCGCAGCTTCGGGGAGCTGAGCGACGGCGAGCAGAAGCGCGTGCAGATCGCCCGTGCGGTGATGACCGACCCCGAGGTGCTCTTCCTCGACGAGCCGGCCGCGTCGCTCGACCTCGGTGCCCGCGAGAGCCTGGTGCGGACGCTCGGCGGCTACGCGCAGAGCTCGGACTCGCCGGCGATCGTCATCGTGACCCACCACGTCGAGGAGATCCCCGCGGGCTTCACGCACGCGCTCGTCCTGGCCGACGGGCACGTGCAGTCCGCCGGTCCGATCGCGGAGGTCCTGACCGCCGAGGTCCTCTCCACCGCGTTCGGTGTCGAGCTGACGGTGTCCCACGACGCCGGACGCTGGACCGCCCGCGCCGTCTGACCGGGCGCGACACAGCCCTGACCCACCACGACACAGCGCCTCGCGCTCCCGATCGGGGCCGTCGTCTGGTAACGTGGTCCGCTGGCGTAGGCCACACGACTTCCCATCTTCCGTCATCGCGATCCACCGAGGAATCCCCATGAAGACCGAAACCCACCCCGAGTACCGCGCCATCGTCTTCCGCGACCTGGCTTCCGGTGAGACGTTCCTGACGCGTTCGACCGCGAACAGCGACAAGACCATCGAGCTCGACGGTGCGACCTACCCGGTCATCGACGTCGAGATCTCGTCCGCCTCGCACCCGTTCTACACGGGCAAGCAGCGCATCCTCGACTCGGCCGGCCGCGTCGAGAAGTTCAACCAGCGCTTCAAGGGCTTCAGCAAGTAAGCAGCCTCGCTCCCGCTGGGAGTGCGAACGGGCGGTCCTCCTCCGGGAGGGCTGCCCGTTCCGCGTTCCGATCGGATCGCCTGCCGATCAGGCGCGGGACGTCGCCTCGGCAGCGGCAGCAGCGGCGAGCTGGACGAGCTCCTCGCCGGCCAGGACACCCTGCGCATGCGTCACGATGAGGTTCGGCGCGGTCCACCCGACGGCGTGCAGCTCACCGTGCGCCGGCCGGATCGCCACGTCCGCCCAGGCGAGCATCTCCCGGTCGAGCAGCGAGTCACCCGCGGCGATCGTGCGGGTCGCGCCGGTGCGTTCGGCGACGGCGGCCAGGGCACGTTCCTTCCGGATCGGCGTCGGGACCGCGTAGAGCTTCCGGCCCTGCACGGACACCCGCCACCCGAGCTCGGCGAGTTCGGCGGCGAAGGCCTCGACGGCGGTGTCCGGCAACTCGGAGCGCTCGACGATCGCGTACACGAACACGTCCTCGGCGCGGCGGGTGCGGAGGACCGACCCCTCGGGCAGCGCAGTGGCCAGCCGGTGCTCGACCTCGGGCAGCGGCGCCGACGTCGCCGCCACCTCGTCGCGCAGGGTGGCGGTCCAGGACTCGTCCGGCACGCCGTCGTGCAGCACGACGGCGCCGTTCGTCGTCACGGCCCAGCCGGTGGACGGCAGCGGCAGGCGGATGCGCTGGAACTGGGCGACGGTCCGGGTGGTCACCGGGACCACGACGGACGTCTCGGCCAGGGCCTCCAGGGCACGCTCCGCACGACGGGTCATGAACGACAGCGGCAGGCCCTGGTACACCTCGGTGACGACGAGCGCGGGGGCGTCCTCGTCCGGGCCGTCGAGCATGAGTGCGGCGGCGGAGTAGACGACGGTGCGGTCGAGGTCGAACCCGACGAGGGCGCTCATGCGGCGGGCCCCGTGCCGGTGGGGTCGATGGCGTCCGCGGCGGTGTCCGTACCCGTGTCCGACACCCGGCTGCCGAGCGGGTGGATGAGTCCGACGCAGCTGTAGGACAGGTCGGGCCGGGTCACGACCGGCACGCCGCGCTCCCGGGCCAGGGCGACGACGTGCGCGATGTCGACGTCGTCCGGGTCGCGGACGAGCACCTGCCACGGGACACGACGGAGCAGCACCCGGGTGGTCTCGCCGACACCCGGCTTCACCAGGTGCAGGTCGGTGATGCCGTACTCGGCACCGATCGCCTCGACGGTCCGCATGCCGCGCCAGTCGACCGCGCGCGACGCCGGGCCACCGTCGGCAGCCACGGCCGCGTCGACCCGGGGACAGACGGCGGCGAACCGCTCGGCGACGGTCGCGACGAACGAGCGGGAGTGGTCGCGGGCACCGAGCTCGCGGTACTGCTTCGCGCCGTGCAGCGTGCCCTCCGGGGTCCAGGCGCGGTTGAACACCGTGCGGGACACCAGCCCCGACACGGTCGAGTTGAGGCACGCCGACGGCACGAGGTAGTCGTCACGGGTGCCGTGCAGCGGCGTGCAGCCGGCCGGGTCGGCGAGGACCGCGAGCTCGTCGCCGAAGCGCACGCCGTCGGTCGCCGCGAACCGGTCGAGCGCGTCGGTCAGCTCGCGGGTGATGGCGCCCTTGCCGGTCCAGCCGTCGACGAAGACGACCTGGGACGCGTCGTGGTGCGCCGCGAGCCAGCGGAGCGCCGTCTCGTCGAT
Protein-coding sequences here:
- the glgA gene encoding glycogen synthase translates to MRVDLLTREYPPEVYGGAGVHVAQLTAALRSGTDTDVRVRAFGGFRDEQGVWAYRTPAGLEQANGALQALGTDVQIAADVEGADLVHSHTWYANSAGRLAQLTHGIPHVVTAHSLEPLRPWKAEQLGGGYRLSSWMEREAFTNADGVVAVSKAMRADILRSYPSIDPSRVKVVYNGIDIDDWKPQRDDDAVRALGIDPDRPSVVFVGRITRQKGLPYLLRAVASLPEDVQVVLCAGAPDTPEILAEVTGLVEDLRTRRNGVVWIDRMLEHREIVNVLSSATVFVCPSIYEPLGIVNLEAMACGIPVVGTKTGGIPEVVADGLTGRIVPIDQATDGTGTPTDPDRYVADLAATLNEVLADLGLAKLMGRAGRLRVESEFTWGAIATKTRAVYDEVLAGR
- a CDS encoding SURF1 family cytochrome oxidase biogenesis protein, encoding MTEGFDPGSRYGRRHAARIRQANDGATTSPADGATAPVRDDGPAEPFVGWHFVRSRRWLGYFAIAVAFAIICTLFGMWQWDRRNEAVRQNDQIAANYDHAPVPIDQVLPRAGTWSNDLTWLRASVTGRYDTDHQLLVRNRVHNGQPGFEVLTPLVTTDGRAFVVDRGWVPTGNKQDAPDSVPAPPTGTVTVVVRLQQSEPRIPGRTDPANTDQVQSVTLPDVADKAGHPIWTGAYGQLDSETPAPAERAPLGWDRPSADTGLHLSYFIQWFLFAVGGFGFLAYVMVQEYRNLNQDDPEERERALDRQRRKDAKPKSDAEIEDELLTTGR
- the fabG gene encoding 3-oxoacyl-ACP reductase FabG, which gives rise to MTTPRTVLITGGNRGIGHALAARFVDAGHRVAVTSRTGQGGPEGALTVQADITDTASVDRAFTEVEAALGPIEVLVANAGITNDQLLLRMSEEDFTSVIDTNLTGTFRVVKRATKGMMKAKFGRIVLMSSVVGAYGQIGQVNYASSKAALVGMARSITRELGSRGITANVVAPGFIQTDMTAALSDELQAEFKKAIPAARYGSVDDVADATLFLAGDGAGYISGAVIPVDGGLGMGH
- the glgC gene encoding glucose-1-phosphate adenylyltransferase, whose protein sequence is MATKKVFGIVLAGGEGKRLMPLTADRAKPAVPFGGNFRLVDFALSNLVNSGLKRIVVLTQYKSHSLDRHVSQTWRMEGLLGSYVASVPAQQRLGKRWFAGSADAILQSLNLMRDERPDIVVVVGADHVYRMDFSQMVEAHIASGRSATVAAIRQPIELADQFGVIKVDDADPTRIEAFLEKPKDATGLPDSPHEVLASMGNYVFDADALVDAVLRDGQIESSDHDMGGDIIPDFVARGDAGVYDLQRNEVPGSNDRDKYYWRDVGTIDSFFDAHMDLIAPVPVFNLYNQDWPIFNQQTNLPPAKFVRDANGNTGSTVDSIVSLGCLLSGAHVERSVIGPWATIDSQAKVLDSIVFERATIGAGAIVNRAILDKDVVLAAGAHVGVDREADEARGFTVTDSGITVVGKGVRVEA
- a CDS encoding DUF3099 domain-containing protein → MNRKNQQNPSGPRIQLQRAAPEHVIAEPMASQNITTLPDNPEIDRAHRLSRYVWQMAFRVVCFVGAVLIWSAWHSWIAVLPIVAAAVVPWVAVVLANAGNRTGGDVVRPGGAVELYDAVDPHLRDEQEDARAQAYRAEQERLRDQAQRAQEDWQRNGDRSRVWTARNGGRR
- a CDS encoding HAD family hydrolase; the protein is MSALVGFDLDRTVVYSAAALMLDGPDEDAPALVVTEVYQGLPLSFMTRRAERALEALAETSVVVPVTTRTVAQFQRIRLPLPSTGWAVTTNGAVVLHDGVPDESWTATLRDEVAATSAPLPEVEHRLATALPEGSVLRTRRAEDVFVYAIVERSELPDTAVEAFAAELAELGWRVSVQGRKLYAVPTPIRKERALAAVAERTGATRTIAAGDSLLDREMLAWADVAIRPAHGELHAVGWTAPNLIVTHAQGVLAGEELVQLAAAAAAEATSRA
- the serB gene encoding phosphoserine phosphatase SerB translates to MTSRGTRPRYRGRVPRFLVVLDADSTLLEDEVIELLADAAGTRPQVQAITERAMRGEIDFAESLRERVATLAGLPVDTFVRAQQAVRVTRGADELVRGVHAAGGTVAVVSGGFHEVLDPFATGLGLDHCRANRLETRDGVLTGRVAGAVVDASAKAEALRTWADADGVPLARTVAVGDGANDLAMMAVAGLAVAFDAKPRVRAEADVAVVDRDLSVVLAALGLRG
- a CDS encoding type B 50S ribosomal protein L31; this translates as MKTETHPEYRAIVFRDLASGETFLTRSTANSDKTIELDGATYPVIDVEISSASHPFYTGKQRILDSAGRVEKFNQRFKGFSK
- a CDS encoding ABC transporter ATP-binding protein yields the protein MPSVVRLSDVSVVRDGSTILDGISWEVQDDERWVVLGANGAGKTTLLQIAGAQTFPTSGDVEVLGTELGGADLFELRPRIGFASTALARRIPMTEKVIDVVLTAAYSVTGRWNEEYEELDVRRAQRVLEEWGLGAFTERSFGELSDGEQKRVQIARAVMTDPEVLFLDEPAASLDLGARESLVRTLGGYAQSSDSPAIVIVTHHVEEIPAGFTHALVLADGHVQSAGPIAEVLTAEVLSTAFGVELTVSHDAGRWTARAV
- a CDS encoding ABC-F family ATP-binding cassette domain-containing protein; the encoded protein is MLAVHELEIRVGARLLMENVSFRVERGDKIGLVGRNGAGKTTMTKALAGEAAPTDGTIQRSGEIGYLPQDPRSGNPEDTARKRILDARGLGELVDGIRKATLDMASTDPAVAEKAMKRYSRLDDEFNALGGYAAEAEAASIASNLKLPDRILDQQLKTLSGGQRRRIELARILFSEADTMILDEPTNHLDADSVLWLREHLKTYPGGVIVISHDVELVDEVVNRVFYLDANRQTIDIYNMGWKLYQRQRVADEERRRKERAGAEKKAATLKDQAARFGAKASKAAAAHQMVARADKLLAGLEDERVADRVAKIRFPTPAPCGRTPLMAEGLSKSYGSLEIFAGVDLAIDRGSRVVILGFNGAGKTTLLRILAGADAPDTGAILPGHGLRIGYYAQEHENIDVNRTVIENMVSASTDLNETEARRVLGSFLFTGDDGYKKAGVLSGGEKTRLSLAMIVVSGANVLLLDEPTNNLDPASREEILNALAGFEGAVVLVSHDAGAVEALNPERVLLLPDGTEDHWNKDYAELIELA